The Marinobacter subterrani genome has a segment encoding these proteins:
- the tmk gene encoding dTMP kinase: MSRQGQFITFEGTEGVGKSTQLANAARTLEGLGVDFIVTREPGGTPMAEAIRELLLSPREEPVHETTELLLMFAARAQHLYNRILPALNAGKWVLCDRFTDATFAYQGGGRGVSAQRIALLETLVQGEVRPDHVILLDAPVATGMARAQKRGELDRFEQEDLEFFQRIRDVYLARAAALPSRYHVIDAARSLEEVSDGVSRVLARLFKMSASL; encoded by the coding sequence ATGAGCCGCCAGGGGCAATTCATTACCTTTGAGGGCACCGAGGGGGTTGGTAAGTCGACGCAACTCGCCAATGCGGCGAGAACCCTCGAGGGTTTGGGTGTCGATTTCATTGTCACAAGGGAACCCGGCGGGACGCCCATGGCAGAGGCCATTCGCGAGCTGTTGCTGTCGCCCAGGGAGGAGCCGGTACACGAAACCACAGAGCTTCTCCTGATGTTTGCAGCGCGGGCGCAGCACCTGTACAACCGCATTCTGCCGGCTCTGAATGCAGGCAAATGGGTGTTGTGTGACCGCTTTACCGACGCGACCTTTGCTTATCAGGGCGGGGGCCGGGGCGTCTCGGCTCAACGGATTGCCCTTCTGGAAACCCTGGTTCAGGGTGAGGTACGGCCAGACCACGTTATTCTTCTCGATGCGCCGGTTGCAACGGGAATGGCCAGAGCGCAAAAGCGGGGTGAGCTGGACCGTTTCGAGCAGGAAGATCTCGAATTTTTCCAACGAATCCGGGACGTCTATCTGGCAAGGGCGGCGGCGCTGCCTTCCCGGTATCATGTGATTGATGCGGCGCGCTCGCTGGAAGAGGTATCCGATGGTGTCAGTCGAGTGCTGGCACGCCTGTTCAAGATGTCAGCATCGCTCTGA
- the putP gene encoding sodium/proline symporter PutP, giving the protein MAIGVWISLFLYFALMIAIGIFAMRRSTSSSEDYMLGGRALSPKVAALSAGASDMSGWLLLGLPGALYVSGLASAWIGIGLFVGAFFNWVLVAPRLREQTVHYGNAITIPSFLANRFPTQALSLRTVSAIVIVIFFAVYTASGLVAGGKLFESAFAGLFNFGGLSDYGAGVVITLGVVLAYTVVGGFLAVSMTDFVQGCIMMIALVIMPLVVLFGEGGGGYAQATQTLNEVDPTLLSWTEGLTFIGWLSAVTWGLGYFGQPHIIVRFMAIRTLKDVPVARNIGMGWMGISLIGAIALGIFGRAYAVRNGLNVEDPETIFIILSELLFHPLITGFLYAALLAAVMSTISSQLLVSSSSLTEDFYRLFLRKEASDRECVNIGRVCVVLVGLVAAVIASDPTSKVLGLVSNAWAGFGAAFGPLIILSLMWPRANGAGAIAGMVVGALTVIVWISMGWSSEFMGGPGVYEIIPGFIASWIAIMVVSLATSDAGEYQHITR; this is encoded by the coding sequence ATGGCTATTGGTGTTTGGATCAGTCTGTTTCTATATTTTGCGCTCATGATTGCCATCGGCATCTTTGCAATGCGCAGATCTACCTCGTCGTCTGAAGACTATATGCTGGGCGGGCGAGCTCTCAGTCCAAAAGTGGCAGCCCTCTCTGCGGGCGCTTCGGACATGAGTGGATGGTTGCTTCTGGGCCTCCCGGGGGCGCTGTACGTTTCCGGTCTGGCTTCCGCCTGGATTGGTATCGGCCTGTTCGTGGGTGCCTTTTTCAACTGGGTGCTCGTTGCTCCCAGGCTCCGGGAACAAACGGTGCATTACGGCAACGCCATTACCATCCCTTCTTTCCTGGCAAATCGCTTCCCGACCCAGGCATTGTCTCTGAGGACCGTATCCGCGATCGTCATCGTTATCTTTTTCGCCGTCTATACCGCGTCCGGTCTGGTTGCCGGCGGCAAGCTGTTTGAGAGTGCATTTGCCGGCCTTTTCAATTTCGGCGGCCTTAGTGACTACGGGGCGGGTGTGGTGATCACACTGGGCGTGGTTCTGGCGTACACCGTTGTCGGTGGGTTTCTGGCCGTGAGCATGACCGATTTTGTTCAGGGCTGCATCATGATGATTGCGTTGGTGATCATGCCTCTTGTAGTGCTGTTTGGCGAGGGTGGCGGTGGCTATGCCCAGGCCACTCAGACACTCAATGAAGTGGATCCCACGTTGTTGTCCTGGACCGAGGGACTCACCTTTATCGGTTGGTTGTCCGCGGTTACCTGGGGCCTTGGCTACTTTGGCCAACCACATATTATCGTTCGGTTCATGGCTATCCGAACCCTGAAAGACGTTCCTGTTGCCCGGAATATCGGTATGGGCTGGATGGGTATTTCCCTGATTGGCGCTATCGCCCTGGGCATTTTCGGCCGCGCTTACGCGGTGCGTAACGGCCTGAACGTTGAGGATCCGGAAACCATCTTCATCATTCTCTCCGAGTTGCTGTTCCATCCGCTGATCACCGGCTTCCTCTATGCGGCCTTGCTGGCAGCGGTCATGAGCACTATCTCCAGTCAGTTGCTGGTGTCCTCGTCGTCACTCACCGAAGATTTCTATCGTCTCTTCCTTCGCAAGGAAGCCTCAGATCGTGAATGTGTCAATATCGGTCGGGTGTGTGTGGTACTGGTAGGTCTGGTTGCCGCCGTGATTGCTTCCGATCCGACCTCCAAGGTTCTGGGTCTGGTCAGTAACGCCTGGGCGGGCTTTGGTGCGGCATTCGGCCCGCTGATCATTCTTTCGCTGATGTGGCCGCGTGCCAATGGTGCCGGCGCCATCGCGGGCATGGTTGTGGGTGCTCTCACCGTCATCGTCTGGATTTCAATGGGCTGGAGTTCCGAGTTCATGGGTGGCCCGGGCGTGTATGAAATCATTCCAGGCTTCATTGCTTCCTGGATTGCCATCATGGTAGTGAGCCTGGCGACGTCTGATGCCGGCGAGTACCAGCACATCACCCGCTAG
- a CDS encoding amino acid ABC transporter permease, whose amino-acid sequence MDYEFHWNVVFQKLPQLLNGAFVTLHVSVLAMLLGIVIAILLAIAKMNNSKPFCYVATVWVEIARNTPALFQIYMAYFGLGALGIHLSPYVAVLSALVFINAGYLTETFRGGFQSIPVTQYSASKSLGMTSLQTYRYIILPQMLRRIYHPMTNQFVWSILMSSLGILVGMSELSGTTQRLQSLSFRTLEFFIVAAVMYFVITKLVLFSASLLSRRLFKGEI is encoded by the coding sequence ATGGATTACGAATTTCACTGGAACGTTGTGTTCCAGAAGCTACCCCAGTTGCTGAATGGTGCCTTTGTTACCCTGCACGTCTCGGTGCTTGCCATGCTGCTGGGTATTGTTATCGCCATACTGTTGGCGATCGCCAAAATGAACAACAGCAAGCCTTTCTGTTATGTCGCAACGGTGTGGGTCGAGATTGCCAGGAACACCCCGGCACTGTTTCAGATTTACATGGCCTATTTTGGCCTCGGGGCGCTGGGCATTCACCTCAGTCCCTATGTTGCGGTATTGAGCGCACTGGTCTTCATCAACGCGGGATACCTCACCGAGACCTTCCGCGGAGGATTCCAGTCTATTCCCGTTACCCAGTACAGCGCTTCCAAATCCCTTGGAATGACCAGCCTCCAGACCTACCGGTATATCATCCTCCCGCAGATGCTCCGACGCATTTATCACCCGATGACCAACCAGTTCGTCTGGTCCATCCTGATGAGTTCGCTGGGCATTCTTGTGGGCATGAGTGAGTTGTCCGGTACAACCCAGAGGTTGCAGTCGCTGTCGTTCCGAACACTTGAGTTCTTTATCGTGGCGGCCGTTATGTACTTCGTGATCACCAAGCTGGTGTTGTTCTCCGCATCGCTCCT
- a CDS encoding transporter substrate-binding domain-containing protein has translation MIRKLATLVLACATLTSVNANADQLDTVIQRGTLNCGVVLDFPPMGYFDENNEPAGFDVDYCKDLAEVLGVDVNVVNLTWGDRIPSLISGKTDVVIGSTSDTLERAKTVGFTYPYFVFKFQVIAREDKNIDSFDDLKNLKVGAALGTTYETEYLAYADKMGWGRDNYTSFASENDGFLGLYQGKVDAIISTNANIATKLRSKEFKDFEAGPFVPNYDDVVGIIAKRDELAWINYLNLFLVHQIRDGNMNEAYNKHFGGDVPAELIETLRANK, from the coding sequence ATGATTCGTAAACTTGCAACGCTGGTACTTGCCTGTGCGACGCTCACGTCCGTGAACGCAAACGCCGATCAACTTGATACCGTCATCCAACGAGGCACGCTGAACTGCGGTGTCGTTCTGGACTTCCCCCCCATGGGGTACTTTGATGAAAATAACGAACCGGCCGGTTTCGATGTTGACTACTGCAAAGACCTTGCCGAGGTTCTCGGCGTAGACGTCAATGTTGTCAACCTCACCTGGGGTGATCGCATTCCGTCCCTGATCTCCGGCAAGACCGATGTGGTTATCGGTTCTACTTCCGACACCCTGGAACGTGCCAAGACAGTTGGTTTCACTTATCCGTACTTTGTGTTCAAGTTCCAGGTCATTGCCCGCGAAGACAAGAATATCGACTCCTTCGATGACCTGAAAAACCTGAAGGTCGGCGCCGCTCTCGGTACCACCTACGAAACCGAATATCTGGCCTACGCCGATAAAATGGGCTGGGGTCGGGACAACTACACCTCTTTTGCCTCTGAGAACGATGGCTTCCTGGGACTTTATCAGGGCAAGGTCGATGCCATCATTTCAACCAACGCGAATATTGCGACAAAGCTCCGAAGCAAGGAATTCAAGGATTTCGAGGCAGGCCCCTTTGTGCCCAACTATGATGACGTTGTGGGAATCATTGCCAAGAGAGATGAACTCGCCTGGATCAACTACCTGAACCTGTTCCTGGTGCACCAGATTCGCGATGGCAACATGAACGAAGCCTATAACAAACACTTTGGTGGCGATGTGCCGGCCGAGCTCATCGAGACACTGAGAGCCAACAAGTAA
- a CDS encoding AraC family transcriptional regulator — translation MLQSKLLKLPTAAHQHKHEHHQIVVGVRGEAELSVDGTGSWLDTWKACFVPTEASHDYCGDDKNHVLVINLDPLTPAFNTPAHADYERMMRIFERPRTLQMDNRLQGLVQFAAGEFDRAPDNHTLQQHLAASILYCMADRMTDRKAETSNRYSVSPEAIRRYIFSNLHRKITVEDMAGEACLSVSRFHEVFREAAGITPHQFLLRTRLDRAAELLASTSLSVSEISYRTGFSSQSALTNALRKYKGTTPSRLQVRAAVA, via the coding sequence ATGCTCCAATCGAAACTTCTGAAGCTTCCAACGGCGGCTCATCAGCACAAGCATGAACACCATCAGATTGTTGTTGGAGTGCGTGGAGAAGCTGAACTGAGCGTCGACGGGACCGGGTCCTGGCTCGACACCTGGAAGGCCTGTTTCGTTCCAACGGAAGCCAGCCATGATTATTGTGGCGATGATAAAAATCATGTTCTGGTCATTAATCTCGACCCTTTGACGCCCGCATTCAATACCCCCGCGCACGCCGACTACGAGCGCATGATGCGAATTTTCGAGAGGCCCCGGACCCTGCAGATGGACAATCGCTTGCAGGGGCTTGTCCAGTTTGCTGCGGGCGAGTTTGATCGCGCACCCGATAATCACACGCTTCAGCAGCATCTGGCTGCAAGCATCCTGTACTGCATGGCGGACCGGATGACGGACCGCAAAGCAGAAACTTCAAATCGTTACAGCGTCAGTCCTGAAGCGATCAGACGCTATATCTTCAGCAATCTGCACCGAAAAATTACCGTTGAGGATATGGCCGGTGAAGCATGCCTGAGCGTCAGCCGGTTCCACGAGGTCTTCAGGGAAGCCGCTGGTATAACGCCTCATCAGTTTCTGCTGAGGACCCGCCTGGATCGGGCCGCCGAATTGCTTGCCTCGACCAGCCTCTCAGTCTCTGAAATCAGCTATCGCACCGGCTTTTCTTCCCAGAGTGCATTGACCAACGCGTTGCGGAAGTACAAGGGCACGACACCCTCCAGGCTTCAAGTCCGGGCGGCTGTGGCCTGA